One segment of Pontibacter akesuensis DNA contains the following:
- a CDS encoding THUMP domain-containing class I SAM-dependent RNA methyltransferase, with protein sequence MAKKNQTENFNITVTTLTGLEEILAEELQALDMEFIKVGNRAVTCSGNQRQLYEANLWCRTAIRVLKPIYQFKARDEKNLYEQVQKINWADILDVSMTFAIDAVVSHSTFEHSLYVSQLTKDAIVDQFRNKTGERPSVDRIRPDVRLNLHMHENLVTLSLDSSGDSLHRRGYRLQTNVAPLNEVLAAGIIGLSGWDKKSPFVDPMCGSGTLLIEAAMMAQNIAPGLYRRDPYGFEKWKDYNEDLLKMVWTTAEAKAKDAPQAQILGYDLDADYIDAALGNIENAGLEHVIQVKQADFFETTAPSAEGVVVMNPPYNERIQSDDINELYKNIGDTLKKNYQGYDAFVLTGNLDAAKNVGLRTSRRIPLYNGSIECRLLKYELYRGSRKGGESKAETEGEV encoded by the coding sequence ATGGCGAAGAAGAATCAAACCGAGAATTTTAACATCACCGTTACCACGCTCACGGGCCTGGAGGAAATACTGGCTGAGGAGCTACAGGCGCTGGATATGGAGTTTATAAAAGTTGGAAACCGTGCCGTTACCTGCTCCGGAAACCAGCGGCAGCTATACGAGGCAAACCTGTGGTGCCGCACTGCCATTCGCGTGTTAAAGCCGATTTACCAGTTCAAGGCCCGCGACGAGAAGAACCTGTACGAGCAGGTGCAGAAGATAAACTGGGCCGATATCCTGGATGTAAGTATGACCTTCGCCATCGATGCCGTGGTAAGCCACTCCACCTTTGAGCACTCGCTTTATGTGTCGCAGCTTACGAAAGACGCTATTGTGGATCAGTTCCGCAATAAAACCGGGGAGCGGCCATCGGTAGACCGCATTCGTCCGGATGTTCGCCTGAACCTGCACATGCACGAGAACCTTGTCACGCTTTCGCTCGATTCGTCGGGCGACTCGCTGCACCGCCGTGGCTACCGCCTGCAAACAAACGTGGCCCCGCTAAACGAGGTATTGGCTGCCGGTATCATTGGCCTTTCTGGTTGGGATAAAAAATCGCCTTTCGTAGACCCAATGTGCGGATCCGGCACATTGCTGATTGAAGCAGCCATGATGGCGCAGAACATTGCCCCGGGGCTGTACCGCCGCGACCCCTACGGCTTCGAGAAGTGGAAAGATTACAACGAAGACCTGCTGAAGATGGTCTGGACAACGGCAGAGGCCAAGGCGAAAGATGCGCCGCAGGCACAGATACTTGGTTATGATTTGGATGCCGATTACATTGATGCGGCACTGGGCAACATTGAGAATGCTGGTTTGGAGCACGTGATACAGGTGAAGCAGGCTGACTTCTTCGAAACTACAGCACCATCAGCAGAAGGGGTGGTGGTGATGAACCCGCCTTATAACGAACGCATCCAATCCGACGACATCAACGAGCTTTACAAGAACATTGGCGATACGCTGAAGAAAAACTACCAGGGCTACGATGCCTTTGTGCTGACGGGCAACCTGGACGCTGCCAAAAATGTAGGTCTGCGCACCTCGCGCCGCATTCCGCTCTACAATGGCTCCATAGAGTGCCGCCTGCTCAAGTATGAGTTGTACCGCGGGAGCCGCAAAGGAGGGGAGAGCAAGGCGGAGACAGAAGGGGAAGTATAA
- the murA gene encoding UDP-N-acetylglucosamine 1-carboxyvinyltransferase: MASFEVIGGNKLKGNIYPQGAKNEALQILCAVLLTAEPVTISNVPDIRDVNKLIELLRDMGVKVVQNAADTYTFTADDVNLDYLETEQFVEQGRAIRGSVMIVGPLLARFGQAKMPKPGGDKIGRRRLDTHFIGLEKLGARFNYDTPDVFYSATADRLKGAYMLLDEASVTGTANIVMAGVLAEGITTIYNAACEPYVQQLCRMLNRMGAKISGIGSNLIVVEGVEQLHGTEHRMLPDMIEIGSFIGMAGMTGSEITIKNCQIPELGLIPDTFQRLGIKMEFRGDDIFIPEQDRYEVDTYIDGSILNISDHTWPGLTPDLLSVALVTATQAKGTVLIHQKMFESRLFFVDKLIDMGAQIILCDPHRATVIGMNKQIPLRGIRMTSPDIRAGVALLIAALSAEGKSVIDNVEQIDRGYQNIDGRLNAIGAQIRRI; the protein is encoded by the coding sequence ATGGCTTCTTTTGAAGTAATAGGCGGCAATAAACTTAAAGGCAACATTTACCCACAGGGTGCCAAGAACGAGGCGCTCCAGATTCTGTGCGCCGTTTTACTGACCGCTGAACCTGTTACCATCTCCAATGTTCCGGACATTCGGGATGTAAATAAACTAATTGAATTACTGCGTGACATGGGTGTGAAAGTGGTGCAAAACGCCGCCGACACCTATACCTTCACCGCAGACGATGTGAACCTGGACTACCTCGAAACAGAGCAGTTTGTGGAGCAGGGCCGCGCTATCCGTGGGTCCGTGATGATTGTAGGGCCGCTGTTGGCGCGCTTTGGGCAGGCAAAAATGCCGAAGCCGGGTGGCGACAAGATTGGCCGCCGCCGCCTCGATACCCATTTTATCGGTCTGGAAAAACTGGGCGCACGCTTTAATTACGATACACCAGATGTTTTCTACAGCGCCACCGCCGACCGCCTGAAAGGCGCTTACATGCTGCTGGACGAAGCATCCGTAACCGGCACGGCTAACATCGTGATGGCTGGCGTACTGGCCGAAGGTATTACCACCATTTATAACGCCGCCTGCGAGCCGTACGTGCAGCAGCTGTGCCGCATGCTGAACCGCATGGGCGCTAAAATCAGCGGCATTGGTTCTAACCTGATTGTGGTAGAAGGCGTTGAGCAGCTGCATGGCACCGAACACCGCATGCTGCCCGACATGATTGAGATCGGCTCGTTTATCGGTATGGCCGGCATGACGGGTTCCGAAATTACCATCAAGAACTGCCAGATCCCAGAACTGGGCTTGATCCCGGACACGTTCCAGCGCCTGGGCATCAAAATGGAATTCCGGGGCGATGACATCTTTATCCCGGAGCAGGACCGCTACGAAGTGGACACCTACATCGACGGCAGCATCCTGAACATCTCCGACCACACCTGGCCCGGCCTCACCCCTGACTTGCTGAGCGTGGCGCTCGTAACAGCTACCCAGGCAAAAGGCACGGTGCTGATTCACCAGAAAATGTTTGAGAGCCGCCTGTTCTTTGTGGACAAACTCATCGACATGGGTGCCCAGATTATACTTTGCGACCCGCACCGCGCTACCGTAATCGGCATGAACAAGCAGATTCCGTTGCGTGGCATTCGCATGACCTCCCCTGACATTCGCGCTGGTGTGGCGCTGCTAATCGCCGCCCTCTCCGCTGAAGGCAAAAGCGTGATCGATAACGTAGAGCAGATAGACCGTGGCTACCAGAACATCGATGGCCGCTTAAACGCAATCGGCGCACAGATCAGAAGGATTTAA
- a CDS encoding DUF4290 domain-containing protein translates to MEASTSFKQDLLLREYGRNVQDLVNYITKLEDRSERTRQSQLLINLMAKLNPQLRDTQDYQQKLWNHLYVMSGSTLDVDAPYPLSAMEYLNDKPQKMEYPIDTPKYKHYGKNVELLVQRALETEDEKEREAAIISIGKLMKTLYKSYNRENITDDVILGDIREISKGKLDMDLAYIESNNLFESNIKQQDNSSNNYQQRPQNQNNNNNPRNNKKTNRSSNPRNK, encoded by the coding sequence ATGGAAGCTAGTACCTCATTTAAACAAGACCTTCTGCTGCGTGAATACGGCCGCAATGTGCAGGATCTGGTAAACTATATCACCAAGCTGGAAGATCGCAGTGAGCGCACGCGCCAGTCGCAGTTGCTCATAAACCTGATGGCCAAGCTGAACCCGCAATTGCGCGACACGCAGGACTACCAGCAGAAACTGTGGAACCACCTCTATGTGATGTCTGGCTCTACGTTGGATGTGGATGCCCCTTACCCGCTCAGCGCAATGGAGTACCTGAACGACAAGCCGCAGAAGATGGAGTACCCCATTGATACGCCCAAGTATAAGCACTACGGCAAAAACGTGGAGCTACTGGTGCAGCGAGCCCTGGAGACAGAAGACGAGAAAGAGCGTGAGGCAGCCATAATCTCCATCGGCAAGCTGATGAAGACCTTGTACAAATCGTACAACCGCGAGAATATTACGGATGATGTGATTCTGGGCGATATTCGTGAGATTTCGAAAGGAAAGCTGGACATGGACCTGGCTTACATCGAGAGCAACAACCTGTTTGAGTCAAACATCAAGCAGCAGGACAACAGCAGCAACAACTACCAGCAGCGCCCGCAAAACCAGAATAATAACAACAACCCGCGCAACAACAAAAAGACAAACCGTTCCTCCAATCCTAGAAATAAATAA
- a CDS encoding ATP-dependent helicase, whose protein sequence is MDHLSLLNESQRQAVLHKEGAAMIIAGAGSGKTRVLTYRIAQLIDSGVDPFNILALTFTNKAAKEMRHRIEKVIGNNAKNIWMGTFHSVFSRILRAEADKLGYPKSFTIYDTDDSKTLIRNIVKELNLDDKLYKPNVVLGRISSAKNKLISVRQYLNDATIQADDEAAMRPKIGKIYELYQNRLFKAGSMDFDDLLFNTNVLFKEHPDALNKYQNMFHYVMVDEYQDTNYSQYLITRKLAAKNQNIVVVGDDAQSIYAFRGADIQNILNFERDYPDLQVFKLEQNYRSTKNIVHAANSVIKHNQAQLRKDVFTDNEEGTLIEVIKANSDNEEGKLVATTIFEDKMSNHLSYDDFAILYRTNAQSRAMEEALRRMNIKYKIIGGLSFYQRKEIKDLIAYLRLTVNPNDEQAFRRVINYPKRGIGDTTVQKLFVTASDINHSVWEVVQNATEFLGNRAGTAIESFSVMIRDFARIAQNSDAFEVAKHIAKHSGIVDDLYQDKTVEGLARYENIQELLNGIKEYVDDPEKEDKSLDAFLQDIALITDADTKADDDGEFVTLMTIHSAKGLEFPNVFIVGMEENLFPSQMMLNSRADLEEERRLFYVAITRAEKKLYLTYATSRYQWGNLRSCEKSRFIEEIDPKFINFKYGDSNSAGNVFDRVLQRKSNLVAPAPRKQVASNYTAPADFKPSDTANLAAGMKVEHPKFGFGVVAKMDTQGNSTKAIINFDEVGEKTLLLSFAKLKIHS, encoded by the coding sequence ATGGATCATTTAAGTTTATTGAACGAGTCGCAACGCCAGGCGGTCCTGCACAAAGAAGGGGCAGCCATGATTATTGCCGGTGCCGGCTCAGGCAAAACACGGGTACTCACCTACCGGATCGCTCAGCTGATTGACAGCGGAGTAGACCCTTTTAATATTCTGGCACTTACTTTTACAAATAAGGCGGCAAAGGAAATGCGCCACCGTATTGAGAAAGTGATCGGCAACAACGCAAAGAATATCTGGATGGGCACGTTCCACTCGGTGTTCTCGCGCATCCTGCGTGCCGAGGCCGACAAGCTCGGCTATCCGAAGAGCTTCACGATTTACGATACGGACGACTCCAAAACGCTCATCCGCAACATTGTGAAGGAGCTGAACCTCGACGACAAGTTGTACAAGCCAAACGTGGTTCTGGGCCGAATCTCGTCTGCCAAGAACAAGCTGATCTCGGTGCGTCAGTACCTCAATGATGCCACCATTCAGGCCGACGATGAGGCCGCGATGCGTCCGAAAATCGGCAAGATCTACGAGCTGTACCAGAACCGCCTGTTCAAGGCGGGTTCTATGGACTTCGACGACCTGCTCTTTAACACCAACGTGCTGTTTAAGGAGCACCCGGATGCGCTGAACAAGTACCAGAACATGTTCCATTATGTGATGGTGGATGAGTACCAGGATACAAACTACTCGCAGTACCTGATCACGCGCAAACTGGCAGCCAAAAACCAGAACATTGTGGTGGTGGGTGATGATGCCCAGTCGATCTACGCGTTCCGTGGCGCCGATATCCAGAACATCCTCAACTTTGAGCGCGACTATCCGGACCTGCAGGTGTTTAAGCTGGAGCAGAACTACCGCTCTACCAAGAATATCGTGCACGCCGCCAACTCAGTGATCAAGCACAACCAGGCGCAGCTGCGCAAGGACGTGTTTACCGACAATGAGGAAGGCACGCTGATTGAGGTGATAAAGGCCAACTCCGACAACGAGGAAGGCAAACTGGTGGCGACGACTATTTTCGAGGATAAGATGAGCAATCACCTCTCCTACGACGACTTCGCCATACTTTACCGCACCAACGCCCAGTCGCGTGCGATGGAGGAAGCACTCCGCCGCATGAACATCAAGTATAAAATCATCGGTGGTCTGTCGTTTTACCAGCGTAAGGAAATCAAGGACCTGATCGCCTACCTGCGCCTGACGGTGAACCCGAACGACGAGCAGGCGTTCCGCCGTGTAATCAACTACCCGAAGCGCGGTATTGGTGACACCACCGTGCAGAAGCTGTTCGTTACGGCCAGCGACATCAACCACAGTGTGTGGGAAGTAGTGCAGAATGCCACCGAATTCCTGGGCAATCGGGCCGGTACCGCCATCGAGAGCTTCTCGGTGATGATCCGCGATTTTGCCCGCATTGCCCAGAACAGCGATGCGTTTGAGGTGGCCAAGCACATAGCCAAGCACTCCGGCATTGTGGACGATCTGTACCAGGATAAAACCGTGGAAGGCCTGGCCCGTTATGAGAATATCCAGGAATTGCTGAATGGTATAAAGGAATATGTCGATGATCCGGAAAAGGAGGACAAGAGCCTGGATGCGTTCCTGCAGGACATTGCCCTGATCACCGATGCCGATACCAAGGCTGATGACGATGGCGAATTTGTGACGCTTATGACGATTCACTCTGCTAAGGGCCTGGAGTTTCCGAACGTTTTCATTGTGGGCATGGAGGAAAACCTGTTCCCGAGTCAGATGATGCTGAACTCGCGCGCCGACCTGGAAGAAGAGCGCCGCCTGTTTTACGTGGCCATCACCCGCGCTGAAAAAAAACTGTACTTAACTTACGCCACCAGCCGCTACCAGTGGGGCAATTTGCGCTCCTGCGAGAAAAGCCGCTTTATCGAGGAGATCGACCCAAAGTTCATCAACTTCAAGTATGGCGACAGCAATTCAGCCGGTAACGTGTTCGACCGCGTACTGCAGCGCAAAAGCAATTTAGTGGCGCCCGCGCCGCGCAAGCAGGTAGCAAGCAACTACACCGCCCCTGCCGATTTCAAGCCAAGCGACACCGCCAACCTGGCCGCCGGCATGAAGGTAGAGCACCCGAAATTCGGATTCGGCGTAGTCGCCAAAATGGACACGCAGGGCAACAGCACCAAAGCCATTATTAACTTTGATGAGGTAGGCGAGAAAACGCTGCTCCTAAGCTTTGCAAAGCTTAAAATCCACAGCTAA
- a CDS encoding ankyrin repeat domain-containing protein has protein sequence MQDTLQSRFTANSRTVLVLLLSLMVHVGMAQATKPKTTQKQPAKTTTTVKKTDATAKKPATTTASATKAAVVSAKPAPVSAAAPKLKRIWRTPAMDEAMHLYTSLRFKEAAGKFREAAAQRDADAYYFLGRMHQYRELKYDSVKIDTVKQVLHAEKYFSANRDSARHYYQMALDSGSVMGHLGMAEQMTIRSKDDKQEFTQHMRTAAITIREKAVEGDAFSNRILGSMYYTGYGELKDFGLAYNYLRRAAESKDVAAYASLANLYLNGEGVGKDYGKAVYWLKKGVAAREREAMYTLALLYDEGTLGEVKIDSARALYRGAISKGSVNAYEQLLYINQTPDQKVVIAAINRDPDMLKRAIALGGNVNTQAVPEEYDANLQKRTPLMHTVYIPMLLEDYGVTFIPEIRLQTASILLRKGADVNAQDANGKTALHYVVSSSRIKTELYEQEQVQLLDTLIRHGANPNIKDTQGNTALAQALQATIGQHIGILELQKLLDSGADPSIRNNEGKTPLMLACEINSNYEIILALLQAGADVTLRDNAGKAAIDYTKHQNVQNILLAAGSPKKQ, from the coding sequence ATGCAGGATACGTTACAGAGTCGTTTTACCGCTAACAGCAGAACAGTGCTCGTGCTGTTGCTTAGTCTGATGGTCCACGTGGGCATGGCACAGGCCACTAAACCCAAAACCACGCAGAAGCAACCGGCGAAAACCACTACAACGGTTAAGAAAACGGACGCTACCGCCAAGAAGCCTGCCACTACCACTGCGTCTGCTACAAAGGCTGCCGTTGTTTCAGCCAAGCCTGCGCCTGTGTCTGCGGCTGCTCCCAAGCTAAAGCGCATCTGGCGCACGCCGGCCATGGATGAGGCCATGCACCTGTATACTTCGCTTCGCTTTAAAGAGGCAGCCGGTAAATTTAGGGAGGCCGCTGCTCAACGCGACGCAGACGCCTACTATTTCCTCGGCCGCATGCACCAGTACCGCGAGCTCAAGTATGATTCGGTAAAGATTGACACGGTGAAGCAGGTGCTGCATGCCGAGAAGTATTTTTCGGCTAACCGCGACTCTGCCCGCCACTACTACCAGATGGCGCTCGACAGCGGCAGTGTGATGGGGCACCTCGGTATGGCCGAGCAAATGACGATTCGTTCCAAAGACGACAAGCAGGAGTTTACGCAGCACATGCGCACGGCAGCCATCACAATCCGGGAGAAAGCGGTGGAGGGCGATGCCTTCAGCAACCGCATTCTGGGCAGTATGTACTACACCGGTTACGGGGAGTTGAAAGATTTTGGCCTGGCTTACAACTACCTGCGCCGCGCCGCTGAAAGTAAAGATGTAGCAGCCTATGCTTCGCTGGCCAACCTGTACCTGAACGGGGAGGGCGTTGGCAAGGACTATGGAAAGGCTGTTTACTGGCTTAAGAAAGGCGTAGCTGCCCGTGAGCGCGAGGCCATGTACACCTTAGCTTTGCTGTATGATGAGGGCACCCTTGGGGAGGTGAAGATTGACAGTGCCCGTGCCCTGTACCGCGGCGCCATCTCCAAAGGCAGCGTGAATGCTTACGAGCAACTGTTGTACATCAACCAAACACCTGACCAGAAGGTGGTGATAGCGGCCATCAACCGGGACCCGGACATGCTGAAGCGCGCCATAGCCCTTGGCGGAAATGTAAATACGCAGGCGGTGCCTGAGGAGTATGATGCCAACCTGCAGAAGCGCACGCCCCTGATGCACACGGTCTATATCCCGATGCTGCTGGAGGACTACGGCGTTACGTTCATACCGGAAATTCGACTGCAAACGGCAAGTATACTGCTGCGCAAAGGAGCTGATGTGAACGCGCAGGATGCAAACGGAAAGACCGCCTTGCATTATGTGGTGAGCAGCTCACGCATTAAAACAGAACTGTACGAGCAGGAGCAGGTGCAATTGCTGGACACCCTGATCAGGCATGGCGCTAACCCCAATATCAAAGATACGCAAGGAAATACGGCCCTGGCACAGGCACTGCAAGCCACCATCGGGCAGCACATTGGTATTCTGGAGCTGCAAAAGCTGCTCGATTCCGGCGCCGATCCAAGTATCCGCAACAACGAGGGCAAAACTCCGCTGATGCTGGCCTGTGAGATCAACTCGAACTACGAAATTATACTTGCCCTGCTGCAGGCGGGCGCTGATGTTACCCTCCGTGACAATGCAGGAAAAGCGGCCATAGACTACACGAAACACCAAAACGTGCAGAACATCCTGCTGGCCGCCGGATCCCCTAAGAAGCAGTAG
- a CDS encoding DUF3109 family protein, with translation MIVLQNTVISDDVRDQFFVCNLEKCKGACCVEGDLGAPLEEEELKILEENYAHIKPYMTGAGQQAVEDQGLYIKDWEGDYSTPTIGNRECAYAIYDADKTLKCAIEQAYYDGKIDWKKPISCHLYPIRITKYDGFEALNYDRWGICSAACNFGQDLGVRVYQFLKEPLIRKYGEGWYAELEQLMENGKSGK, from the coding sequence ATGATAGTTCTTCAGAATACAGTAATCAGCGACGATGTGCGCGACCAATTCTTTGTTTGCAACCTCGAGAAGTGCAAAGGCGCCTGTTGTGTGGAAGGCGACCTAGGCGCGCCGCTGGAGGAGGAGGAACTGAAGATTCTGGAGGAGAACTACGCCCACATTAAACCCTACATGACCGGCGCCGGACAGCAGGCCGTGGAAGACCAGGGGCTTTACATTAAAGACTGGGAGGGGGATTACTCCACGCCCACCATCGGCAACCGGGAGTGTGCGTATGCTATTTACGATGCCGACAAAACGTTGAAATGCGCCATAGAGCAGGCCTACTATGACGGCAAAATCGACTGGAAAAAACCGATCTCGTGCCACCTTTACCCTATCCGCATCACCAAGTATGATGGCTTCGAAGCGCTGAACTACGACCGCTGGGGCATCTGCAGCGCCGCCTGCAACTTTGGGCAGGACCTGGGTGTGCGCGTTTACCAGTTCCTGAAGGAGCCGCTCATTCGCAAGTATGGCGAGGGCTGGTACGCGGAACTGGAGCAGCTGATGGAAAACGGCAAGAGCGGCAAGTAG